From a region of the Monodelphis domestica isolate mMonDom1 chromosome 8, mMonDom1.pri, whole genome shotgun sequence genome:
- the PCDH9 gene encoding protocadherin-9 isoform X5, whose protein sequence is MDLRDFYLLAALIACLRLDSAIAQELIYTIREELPENVPIGNIPKDLNISHINAATGTSASLVYRLVSKAGDAPLVKVSSSTGEIFTTSNRIDREKLCAGASYAEENECFFELEVVILPNDFFRLIKIKIIVKDTNDNAPMFPSPVINISIPENTLINSRFPIPSATDPDTGANGVQHYELLNGQSVFGLDIVETPEGEKWPQLIVQQNLDREQKDTYVMKIKVEDGGTPQKSSTAILQVTVSDVNDNRPVFKEGQVEVHIPENAPVGTSVIQLHATDADIGSNAEIRYIFGAQVAPATKRLFALNNTTGLITVQRSLDREETAIHKVTVLASDGSSTPARATVTINVTDVNDNPPNIDLRYIISPINGTVYLSEKDPVNTKIALITVSDKDTDVNGKVICFIEREVPFHLKAVYDNQYLLETSSLLDYEGTKEFSFKIVASDSGKPSLNQTALVRVKLEDENDNPPIFSQPVIELSVSENNRRGLYLTTISATDEDSGKNADIVYQLGPNASFFDLDRKTGVLTASRVFDREEQERFIFTVTARDNGTPPLQSQAAVIVTVLDENDNSPKFTHNHFQFFVSENLPKYSTVGVITVTDADAGENKAVTLSILNDNENFVLDPYSGVIKSNVSFDREQQSSYTFDVKAIDGGQPPRSSTAKVTINVMDVNDNSPVVIYPPSNTSFKLVPLSAIPGSVVAEVFAVDIDTGMNAELKYTIVSGNNKGLFRIDPVTGNITLEEKPAPTDVGLHRLVVNISDLGYPKSLHTLVLVFLYVNDTAGNASYIYDLIRRTMETPLDRNIGDSSQPYQNEDYLTIMIAIVAGAMVVIVVIFVTVLVRCRHASRFKAAQRSKQGAEWMSPNQENKQNKKKKRKKRKSPKSSLLNFVTIEESKPDDAVHEPINGTISLPAELEEQSIGRFDWGPAPPTTFKPNSPDLAKHYKSASPQSAFHLKPDTPISVKKHHVIQELPLDNTFVGGCDTLSKRSSTSSDHFSASECSSQGGFKTKGPLHTRQCNTHSKGDSIPVTPQKCPSSAGFHIQENEESHYESQRRVTFHLPDGSQESCSDSGLGDHEPVGSGTLISHPLPLVQPQDEFYDQASPDKRTEADGNSDPNSGDL, encoded by the coding sequence ATGGACCTGAGGGATTTTTACCTGTTGGCCGCTCTGATTGCCTGTTTAAGACTGGATTCTGCTATAGCTCAAGAACTTATTTACACTATAAGAGAGGAGCTGCCTGAAAATGTACCCATAGGAAACATACCAAAGGACCTGAACATTTCTCACATTAATGCTGCCACAGGGACCAGTGCCAGCCTCGTTTACAGACTGGTTTCTAAAGCTGGGGATGCCCCTTTGGTCAAAGTGTCCAGCAGCACTGGGGAAATCTTCACCACCTCTAATAGAATAGACAGAGAAAAACTCTGTGCTGGAGCCTCATATGCTGAAGAGAATGAGTGTTTCTTTGAACTCGAAGTGGTGATTCTCCCCAATGATTTCTTTAGActgatcaaaataaaaataattgtaaaggatACCAATGACAATGCCCCGATGTTCCCATCTCCTGTCATCAATATCTCCATCCCAGAAAACACTTTGATCAACAGCCGATTTCCAATCCCATCAGCCACAGATCCTGACACAGGTGCCAATGGTGTGCAGCACTATGAATTGTTAAATGGGCAAAGTGTATTTGGGTTGGACATCGTGGAAACACCTGAGGGGGAAAAGTGGCCCCAATTGATTGTCCAGCAGAACTTGGATAGAGAGCAGAAAGATACCTATGTGATGAAAATCAAAGTGGAAGATGGAGGCACCCCACAGAAATCCAGCACAGCCATACTGCAAGTCACAGTAAGTGATGTTAATGACAACAGGCCAGTGTTCAAAGAGGGTCAGGTGGAAGTTCATATTCCAGAAAATGCCCCTGTAGGGACTTCTGTCATTCAGCTTCATGCCACTGATGCAGATATAGGAAGCAATGCAGAAATCCGATATATTTTTGGTGCCCAAGTTGCCCCTGCAACCAAAAGACTCTTTGCTTTAAATAATACCACAGGGCTGATTACAGTTCAGAGGTCCTTAGACAGAGAGGAGACTGCCATTCACAAAGTGACAGTGCTGGCTAGTGATGGCAGCTCCACTCCTGCCCGGGCTACAGTTACTATTAATGTCACTGATGTAAATGATAACCCTCCTAACATAGACCTCAGGTACATTATAAGCCCCATCAATGGCACGGTGTACTTATCTGAGAAAGATCCTGTCAATACAAAGATTGCCCTAATTACAGTTTCAGATAAGGACACTGACGTGAATGGCAAAGTGATCTGTTTCATTGAAAGAGAGGTCCCCTTCCACTTAAAGGCAGTTTACGACAACCAGTATTTGTTAGAGACCTCTTCCTTGTTGGACTATGAGGGCACCAAAGAATTCAGCTTTAAAATCGTTGCCTCTGATTCTGGGAAGCCCAGTTTGAACCAGACTGCCCTGGTAAGAGTTAAACTGGAGGATGAAAATGACAACCCTCCAATTTTCAGCCAGCCTGTAATTGAGCTGTCAGTTTCTGAAAACAACCGTCGGGGGCTATACTTAACAACTATTAGTGCCACAGACGAAGACAGTGGGAAAAATGCAGACATTGTTTATCAGCTCGGACCCAATGCCTCCTTCTTTGATCTGGACAGAAAGACAGGGGTCTTGACGGCCTCCCGAGTTTTTGACCGGGAAGAGCAGGAAAGGTTCATTTTTACTGTAACTGCTAGGGACAATGGCACCCCTCCCCTGCAGAGTCAAGCTGCTGTGATAGTGACTGTGCTGGATGAGAATGATAATAGTCCTAAGTTTACTCATAATCACTTTCAGTTCTTTGTATCTGAGAACTTACCAAAGTATAGTACGGTGGGGGTGATCACCGTGACAGATGCAGATGCTGGGGAGAATAAAGCGGTGACCCTTTCTATCCTGAACGACAATGAGAATTTTGTGTTGGATCCTTACTCCGGAGTCATAAAGTCAAACGTTTCCTTTGACCGGGAACAACAGAGCTCCTATACCTTTGATGTCAAGGCCATCGATGGAGGGCAGCCACCCCGGTCTTCCACTGCCAAGGTTACCATCAATGTTATGGATGTCAATGACAATAGCCCTGTGGTCATCTACCCACCTTCGAACACTTCTTTCAAGTTGGTGCCACTTTCGGCCATCCCTGGCTCCGTGGTAGCAGAAGTATTTGCTGTGGATATTGACACTGGAATGAATGCTGAACTTAAATATACAATAGTCAGTGGGAACAACAAAGGCTTATTCCGTATTGATCCAGTGACAGGCAACATTACTTTGGAAGAAAAGCCGGCTCCGACTGATGTGGGGCTGCACCGTTTAGTGGTCAACATCAGTGATCTGGGCTATCCCAAGTCTTTGCATACCCTCGTGCTAGTGTTTTTGTATGTCAACGACACTGCCGGAAATGCATCTTATATCTATGACTTGATTCGGAGGACTATGGAGACCCCCTTGGACAGGAACATAGGGGATAGTAGTCAACCCTATCAAAATGAAGACTATCTCACAATCATGATTGCCATTGTGGCGGGGGCCATGGTGGTCATCGTGGTGATCTTTGTCACGGTCTTGGTGCGCTGTCGCCATGCCTCGAGGTTCAAAGCGGCTCAGAGGAGCAAGCAAGGTGCTGAGTGGATGTCTCCTAACCAGGAGAATAagcagaacaagaaaaagaaaaggaagaaaaggaagtccCCCAAGAGTTCCCTTTTGAACTTTGTTACCATTGAGGAGTCCAAACCTGATGATGCGGTCCACGAACCTATCAACGGGACCATTAGCCTGCCAGCAGAGCTGGAGGAGCAAAGTATAGGAAGATTTGACTGGGGCCCAGCACCACCAACAACCTTCAAGCCCAACAGCCCTGACCTAGCTAAGCATTACAAATCTGCCTCTCCACAGTCTGCTTTTCATCTCAAACCAGACACTCCAATATCAGTGAAAAAGCACCACGTGATTCAGGAACTTCCCCTGGACAACACCTTTGTCGGGGGTTGTGACACCCTTTCGAAACGATCTTCCACTAGTTCAGACCACTTCAGTGCCTCAGAGTGCAGTTCCCAAGGAGGCTTCAAGACAAAGGGCCCCTTACACACCAGACAG
- the PCDH9 gene encoding protocadherin-9 isoform X7 yields the protein MDLRDFYLLAALIACLRLDSAIAQELIYTIREELPENVPIGNIPKDLNISHINAATGTSASLVYRLVSKAGDAPLVKVSSSTGEIFTTSNRIDREKLCAGASYAEENECFFELEVVILPNDFFRLIKIKIIVKDTNDNAPMFPSPVINISIPENTLINSRFPIPSATDPDTGANGVQHYELLNGQSVFGLDIVETPEGEKWPQLIVQQNLDREQKDTYVMKIKVEDGGTPQKSSTAILQVTVSDVNDNRPVFKEGQVEVHIPENAPVGTSVIQLHATDADIGSNAEIRYIFGAQVAPATKRLFALNNTTGLITVQRSLDREETAIHKVTVLASDGSSTPARATVTINVTDVNDNPPNIDLRYIISPINGTVYLSEKDPVNTKIALITVSDKDTDVNGKVICFIEREVPFHLKAVYDNQYLLETSSLLDYEGTKEFSFKIVASDSGKPSLNQTALVRVKLEDENDNPPIFSQPVIELSVSENNRRGLYLTTISATDEDSGKNADIVYQLGPNASFFDLDRKTGVLTASRVFDREEQERFIFTVTARDNGTPPLQSQAAVIVTVLDENDNSPKFTHNHFQFFVSENLPKYSTVGVITVTDADAGENKAVTLSILNDNENFVLDPYSGVIKSNVSFDREQQSSYTFDVKAIDGGQPPRSSTAKVTINVMDVNDNSPVVIYPPSNTSFKLVPLSAIPGSVVAEVFAVDIDTGMNAELKYTIVSGNNKGLFRIDPVTGNITLEEKPAPTDVGLHRLVVNISDLGYPKSLHTLVLVFLYVNDTAGNASYIYDLIRRTMETPLDRNIGDSSQPYQNEDYLTIMIAIVAGAMVVIVVIFVTVLVRCRHASRFKAAQRSKQGAEWMSPNQENKQNKKKKRKKRKSPKSSLLNFVTIEESKPDDAVHEPINGTISLPAELEEQSIGRFDWGPAPPTTFKPNSPDLAKHYKSASPQSAFHLKPDTPISVKKHHVIQELPLDNTFVGGCDTLSKRSSTSSDHFSASECSSQGGFKTKGPLHTRQPLLLNGSEVPATIHLCTNLPAKISMGLPPTFL from the coding sequence ATGGACCTGAGGGATTTTTACCTGTTGGCCGCTCTGATTGCCTGTTTAAGACTGGATTCTGCTATAGCTCAAGAACTTATTTACACTATAAGAGAGGAGCTGCCTGAAAATGTACCCATAGGAAACATACCAAAGGACCTGAACATTTCTCACATTAATGCTGCCACAGGGACCAGTGCCAGCCTCGTTTACAGACTGGTTTCTAAAGCTGGGGATGCCCCTTTGGTCAAAGTGTCCAGCAGCACTGGGGAAATCTTCACCACCTCTAATAGAATAGACAGAGAAAAACTCTGTGCTGGAGCCTCATATGCTGAAGAGAATGAGTGTTTCTTTGAACTCGAAGTGGTGATTCTCCCCAATGATTTCTTTAGActgatcaaaataaaaataattgtaaaggatACCAATGACAATGCCCCGATGTTCCCATCTCCTGTCATCAATATCTCCATCCCAGAAAACACTTTGATCAACAGCCGATTTCCAATCCCATCAGCCACAGATCCTGACACAGGTGCCAATGGTGTGCAGCACTATGAATTGTTAAATGGGCAAAGTGTATTTGGGTTGGACATCGTGGAAACACCTGAGGGGGAAAAGTGGCCCCAATTGATTGTCCAGCAGAACTTGGATAGAGAGCAGAAAGATACCTATGTGATGAAAATCAAAGTGGAAGATGGAGGCACCCCACAGAAATCCAGCACAGCCATACTGCAAGTCACAGTAAGTGATGTTAATGACAACAGGCCAGTGTTCAAAGAGGGTCAGGTGGAAGTTCATATTCCAGAAAATGCCCCTGTAGGGACTTCTGTCATTCAGCTTCATGCCACTGATGCAGATATAGGAAGCAATGCAGAAATCCGATATATTTTTGGTGCCCAAGTTGCCCCTGCAACCAAAAGACTCTTTGCTTTAAATAATACCACAGGGCTGATTACAGTTCAGAGGTCCTTAGACAGAGAGGAGACTGCCATTCACAAAGTGACAGTGCTGGCTAGTGATGGCAGCTCCACTCCTGCCCGGGCTACAGTTACTATTAATGTCACTGATGTAAATGATAACCCTCCTAACATAGACCTCAGGTACATTATAAGCCCCATCAATGGCACGGTGTACTTATCTGAGAAAGATCCTGTCAATACAAAGATTGCCCTAATTACAGTTTCAGATAAGGACACTGACGTGAATGGCAAAGTGATCTGTTTCATTGAAAGAGAGGTCCCCTTCCACTTAAAGGCAGTTTACGACAACCAGTATTTGTTAGAGACCTCTTCCTTGTTGGACTATGAGGGCACCAAAGAATTCAGCTTTAAAATCGTTGCCTCTGATTCTGGGAAGCCCAGTTTGAACCAGACTGCCCTGGTAAGAGTTAAACTGGAGGATGAAAATGACAACCCTCCAATTTTCAGCCAGCCTGTAATTGAGCTGTCAGTTTCTGAAAACAACCGTCGGGGGCTATACTTAACAACTATTAGTGCCACAGACGAAGACAGTGGGAAAAATGCAGACATTGTTTATCAGCTCGGACCCAATGCCTCCTTCTTTGATCTGGACAGAAAGACAGGGGTCTTGACGGCCTCCCGAGTTTTTGACCGGGAAGAGCAGGAAAGGTTCATTTTTACTGTAACTGCTAGGGACAATGGCACCCCTCCCCTGCAGAGTCAAGCTGCTGTGATAGTGACTGTGCTGGATGAGAATGATAATAGTCCTAAGTTTACTCATAATCACTTTCAGTTCTTTGTATCTGAGAACTTACCAAAGTATAGTACGGTGGGGGTGATCACCGTGACAGATGCAGATGCTGGGGAGAATAAAGCGGTGACCCTTTCTATCCTGAACGACAATGAGAATTTTGTGTTGGATCCTTACTCCGGAGTCATAAAGTCAAACGTTTCCTTTGACCGGGAACAACAGAGCTCCTATACCTTTGATGTCAAGGCCATCGATGGAGGGCAGCCACCCCGGTCTTCCACTGCCAAGGTTACCATCAATGTTATGGATGTCAATGACAATAGCCCTGTGGTCATCTACCCACCTTCGAACACTTCTTTCAAGTTGGTGCCACTTTCGGCCATCCCTGGCTCCGTGGTAGCAGAAGTATTTGCTGTGGATATTGACACTGGAATGAATGCTGAACTTAAATATACAATAGTCAGTGGGAACAACAAAGGCTTATTCCGTATTGATCCAGTGACAGGCAACATTACTTTGGAAGAAAAGCCGGCTCCGACTGATGTGGGGCTGCACCGTTTAGTGGTCAACATCAGTGATCTGGGCTATCCCAAGTCTTTGCATACCCTCGTGCTAGTGTTTTTGTATGTCAACGACACTGCCGGAAATGCATCTTATATCTATGACTTGATTCGGAGGACTATGGAGACCCCCTTGGACAGGAACATAGGGGATAGTAGTCAACCCTATCAAAATGAAGACTATCTCACAATCATGATTGCCATTGTGGCGGGGGCCATGGTGGTCATCGTGGTGATCTTTGTCACGGTCTTGGTGCGCTGTCGCCATGCCTCGAGGTTCAAAGCGGCTCAGAGGAGCAAGCAAGGTGCTGAGTGGATGTCTCCTAACCAGGAGAATAagcagaacaagaaaaagaaaaggaagaaaaggaagtccCCCAAGAGTTCCCTTTTGAACTTTGTTACCATTGAGGAGTCCAAACCTGATGATGCGGTCCACGAACCTATCAACGGGACCATTAGCCTGCCAGCAGAGCTGGAGGAGCAAAGTATAGGAAGATTTGACTGGGGCCCAGCACCACCAACAACCTTCAAGCCCAACAGCCCTGACCTAGCTAAGCATTACAAATCTGCCTCTCCACAGTCTGCTTTTCATCTCAAACCAGACACTCCAATATCAGTGAAAAAGCACCACGTGATTCAGGAACTTCCCCTGGACAACACCTTTGTCGGGGGTTGTGACACCCTTTCGAAACGATCTTCCACTAGTTCAGACCACTTCAGTGCCTCAGAGTGCAGTTCCCAAGGAGGCTTCAAGACAAAGGGCCCCTTACACACCAGACAG
- the PCDH9 gene encoding protocadherin-9 isoform X6, which translates to MDLRDFYLLAALIACLRLDSAIAQELIYTIREELPENVPIGNIPKDLNISHINAATGTSASLVYRLVSKAGDAPLVKVSSSTGEIFTTSNRIDREKLCAGASYAEENECFFELEVVILPNDFFRLIKIKIIVKDTNDNAPMFPSPVINISIPENTLINSRFPIPSATDPDTGANGVQHYELLNGQSVFGLDIVETPEGEKWPQLIVQQNLDREQKDTYVMKIKVEDGGTPQKSSTAILQVTVSDVNDNRPVFKEGQVEVHIPENAPVGTSVIQLHATDADIGSNAEIRYIFGAQVAPATKRLFALNNTTGLITVQRSLDREETAIHKVTVLASDGSSTPARATVTINVTDVNDNPPNIDLRYIISPINGTVYLSEKDPVNTKIALITVSDKDTDVNGKVICFIEREVPFHLKAVYDNQYLLETSSLLDYEGTKEFSFKIVASDSGKPSLNQTALVRVKLEDENDNPPIFSQPVIELSVSENNRRGLYLTTISATDEDSGKNADIVYQLGPNASFFDLDRKTGVLTASRVFDREEQERFIFTVTARDNGTPPLQSQAAVIVTVLDENDNSPKFTHNHFQFFVSENLPKYSTVGVITVTDADAGENKAVTLSILNDNENFVLDPYSGVIKSNVSFDREQQSSYTFDVKAIDGGQPPRSSTAKVTINVMDVNDNSPVVIYPPSNTSFKLVPLSAIPGSVVAEVFAVDIDTGMNAELKYTIVSGNNKGLFRIDPVTGNITLEEKPAPTDVGLHRLVVNISDLGYPKSLHTLVLVFLYVNDTAGNASYIYDLIRRTMETPLDRNIGDSSQPYQNEDYLTIMIAIVAGAMVVIVVIFVTVLVRCRHASRFKAAQRSKQGAEWMSPNQENKQNKKKKRKKRKSPKSSLLNFVTIEESKPDDAVHEPINGTISLPAELEEQSIGRFDWGPAPPTTFKPNSPDLAKHYKSASPQSAFHLKPDTPISVKKHHVIQELPLDNTFVGGCDTLSKRSSTSSDHFSASECSSQGGFKTKGPLHTRQSQRRVTFHLPDGSQESCSDSGLGDHEPVGSGTLISHPLPLVQPQDEFYDQASPDKRTEADGNSDPNSGDL; encoded by the coding sequence ATGGACCTGAGGGATTTTTACCTGTTGGCCGCTCTGATTGCCTGTTTAAGACTGGATTCTGCTATAGCTCAAGAACTTATTTACACTATAAGAGAGGAGCTGCCTGAAAATGTACCCATAGGAAACATACCAAAGGACCTGAACATTTCTCACATTAATGCTGCCACAGGGACCAGTGCCAGCCTCGTTTACAGACTGGTTTCTAAAGCTGGGGATGCCCCTTTGGTCAAAGTGTCCAGCAGCACTGGGGAAATCTTCACCACCTCTAATAGAATAGACAGAGAAAAACTCTGTGCTGGAGCCTCATATGCTGAAGAGAATGAGTGTTTCTTTGAACTCGAAGTGGTGATTCTCCCCAATGATTTCTTTAGActgatcaaaataaaaataattgtaaaggatACCAATGACAATGCCCCGATGTTCCCATCTCCTGTCATCAATATCTCCATCCCAGAAAACACTTTGATCAACAGCCGATTTCCAATCCCATCAGCCACAGATCCTGACACAGGTGCCAATGGTGTGCAGCACTATGAATTGTTAAATGGGCAAAGTGTATTTGGGTTGGACATCGTGGAAACACCTGAGGGGGAAAAGTGGCCCCAATTGATTGTCCAGCAGAACTTGGATAGAGAGCAGAAAGATACCTATGTGATGAAAATCAAAGTGGAAGATGGAGGCACCCCACAGAAATCCAGCACAGCCATACTGCAAGTCACAGTAAGTGATGTTAATGACAACAGGCCAGTGTTCAAAGAGGGTCAGGTGGAAGTTCATATTCCAGAAAATGCCCCTGTAGGGACTTCTGTCATTCAGCTTCATGCCACTGATGCAGATATAGGAAGCAATGCAGAAATCCGATATATTTTTGGTGCCCAAGTTGCCCCTGCAACCAAAAGACTCTTTGCTTTAAATAATACCACAGGGCTGATTACAGTTCAGAGGTCCTTAGACAGAGAGGAGACTGCCATTCACAAAGTGACAGTGCTGGCTAGTGATGGCAGCTCCACTCCTGCCCGGGCTACAGTTACTATTAATGTCACTGATGTAAATGATAACCCTCCTAACATAGACCTCAGGTACATTATAAGCCCCATCAATGGCACGGTGTACTTATCTGAGAAAGATCCTGTCAATACAAAGATTGCCCTAATTACAGTTTCAGATAAGGACACTGACGTGAATGGCAAAGTGATCTGTTTCATTGAAAGAGAGGTCCCCTTCCACTTAAAGGCAGTTTACGACAACCAGTATTTGTTAGAGACCTCTTCCTTGTTGGACTATGAGGGCACCAAAGAATTCAGCTTTAAAATCGTTGCCTCTGATTCTGGGAAGCCCAGTTTGAACCAGACTGCCCTGGTAAGAGTTAAACTGGAGGATGAAAATGACAACCCTCCAATTTTCAGCCAGCCTGTAATTGAGCTGTCAGTTTCTGAAAACAACCGTCGGGGGCTATACTTAACAACTATTAGTGCCACAGACGAAGACAGTGGGAAAAATGCAGACATTGTTTATCAGCTCGGACCCAATGCCTCCTTCTTTGATCTGGACAGAAAGACAGGGGTCTTGACGGCCTCCCGAGTTTTTGACCGGGAAGAGCAGGAAAGGTTCATTTTTACTGTAACTGCTAGGGACAATGGCACCCCTCCCCTGCAGAGTCAAGCTGCTGTGATAGTGACTGTGCTGGATGAGAATGATAATAGTCCTAAGTTTACTCATAATCACTTTCAGTTCTTTGTATCTGAGAACTTACCAAAGTATAGTACGGTGGGGGTGATCACCGTGACAGATGCAGATGCTGGGGAGAATAAAGCGGTGACCCTTTCTATCCTGAACGACAATGAGAATTTTGTGTTGGATCCTTACTCCGGAGTCATAAAGTCAAACGTTTCCTTTGACCGGGAACAACAGAGCTCCTATACCTTTGATGTCAAGGCCATCGATGGAGGGCAGCCACCCCGGTCTTCCACTGCCAAGGTTACCATCAATGTTATGGATGTCAATGACAATAGCCCTGTGGTCATCTACCCACCTTCGAACACTTCTTTCAAGTTGGTGCCACTTTCGGCCATCCCTGGCTCCGTGGTAGCAGAAGTATTTGCTGTGGATATTGACACTGGAATGAATGCTGAACTTAAATATACAATAGTCAGTGGGAACAACAAAGGCTTATTCCGTATTGATCCAGTGACAGGCAACATTACTTTGGAAGAAAAGCCGGCTCCGACTGATGTGGGGCTGCACCGTTTAGTGGTCAACATCAGTGATCTGGGCTATCCCAAGTCTTTGCATACCCTCGTGCTAGTGTTTTTGTATGTCAACGACACTGCCGGAAATGCATCTTATATCTATGACTTGATTCGGAGGACTATGGAGACCCCCTTGGACAGGAACATAGGGGATAGTAGTCAACCCTATCAAAATGAAGACTATCTCACAATCATGATTGCCATTGTGGCGGGGGCCATGGTGGTCATCGTGGTGATCTTTGTCACGGTCTTGGTGCGCTGTCGCCATGCCTCGAGGTTCAAAGCGGCTCAGAGGAGCAAGCAAGGTGCTGAGTGGATGTCTCCTAACCAGGAGAATAagcagaacaagaaaaagaaaaggaagaaaaggaagtccCCCAAGAGTTCCCTTTTGAACTTTGTTACCATTGAGGAGTCCAAACCTGATGATGCGGTCCACGAACCTATCAACGGGACCATTAGCCTGCCAGCAGAGCTGGAGGAGCAAAGTATAGGAAGATTTGACTGGGGCCCAGCACCACCAACAACCTTCAAGCCCAACAGCCCTGACCTAGCTAAGCATTACAAATCTGCCTCTCCACAGTCTGCTTTTCATCTCAAACCAGACACTCCAATATCAGTGAAAAAGCACCACGTGATTCAGGAACTTCCCCTGGACAACACCTTTGTCGGGGGTTGTGACACCCTTTCGAAACGATCTTCCACTAGTTCAGACCACTTCAGTGCCTCAGAGTGCAGTTCCCAAGGAGGCTTCAAGACAAAGGGCCCCTTACACACCAGACAG